A window of Anopheles marshallii chromosome X unlocalized genomic scaffold, idAnoMarsDA_429_01 X_unloc_11, whole genome shotgun sequence contains these coding sequences:
- the LOC128716820 gene encoding uncharacterized protein LOC128716820 — protein sequence MDEKLKAAQHKKLIAVENIKSLERFKQCFTSDDISQIPEVLEGLEQHRQDFFTAVAKLEECDDSSEAIQACINDRIDMEERCRRLKSFFRENQRKDANPLNESTLSANSTLAFGRPSAPNLRLPKIELPTFDGDSTKWLSFRDRFVAMIDASADLPPIAKLQYLLSSLKGDAAVPFEHVALTTENYAVTWASLLKRYDNTRMLIREYWRRLHFLPGIAAESVDGLTCLVDEFTRHVNGLVKLQEPVNTWDTPLSNLLLMKIDHETLLAWEKHSVHFERDKYSELIEFLQDRIRILKSSKSFECDRVAPTKVVGAHRFPTPRRAITNAAAVQKNPTSVSPVQQLKCPL from the coding sequence ATGGACGAAAAACTCAAGGCTGCTCAACATAAAAAACTAATCGCGGTAGAGAACATAAAATCGCTGGAGCGGTTTAAGCAGTGCTTTACCAGCGACGATATAAGCCAGATTCCGGAGGTTTTGGAAGGGCTGGAGCAACACAGACAGGACTTTTTCACCGCGGTGGCGAAACTGGAAGAATGTGACGACAGCAGCGAGGCGATTCAAGCCTGTATCAACGACAGGATCGATATGGAGGAGCGGTGCCGACGGCTGAAATCATTCTTCAGGGAGAATCAACGGAAGGACGCCAACCCACTAAACGAATCTACACTTTCGGCAAATTCAACGCTCGCGTTTGGACGGCCAAGCGCACCCAATCTTAGGTTGCCAAAAATCGAACTGCCAACGTTCGATGGGGATTCAACGAAGTGGTTGTCGTTTCGCGATCGGTTTGTCGCGATGATTGACGCTTCCGCTGATTTACCGCCTATTGCTAAATTACAATATTTACTTTCCTCATTGAAGGGCGACGCAGCTGTTCCCTTCGAACATGTAGCATTAACCACTGAAAACTACGCCGTGACGTGGGCGTCACTTCTTAAGCGGTACGACAACACACGGATGCTGATTCGAGAATACTGGCGGCGGTTACATTTTCTACCGGGAATTGCAGCCGAAAGTGTCGACGGTTTGACCTGTTTAGTGGACGAATTCACACGGCATGTGAATGGCTTGGTCAAGCTACAAGAACCGGTCAATACTTGGGACACGCCTCTGTCCAACCTGCTGCTGATGAAGATCGATCATGAAACGCTTTTGGCGTGGGAAAAACACTCCGTGCATTTCGAAAGGGACAAGTATAGTGAGCTGATCGAATTCCTTCAGGATCGAATTCGAATATTGAAATCCAGCAAGAGCTTTGAGTGTGATAGGGTTGCTCCGACTAAGGTGGTCGGCGCACATCGTTTTCCTACACCACGAAGGGCAATTACAAACGCGGCAGCAGTGCAGAAAAACCCGACTAGTGTTTCGCCCGTACAACAACTGAAATGCCCGTTGTAG
- the LOC128716819 gene encoding LOW QUALITY PROTEIN: uncharacterized protein LOC128716819 (The sequence of the model RefSeq protein was modified relative to this genomic sequence to represent the inferred CDS: substituted 1 base at 1 genomic stop codon), which produces MERNTRQGHYSIQVRFPFFISESLARKLVTPRTRVDVSISGIGKATQHVKGSITAFIRSNDLHFATPLEFLILETPSADIPTSAIDVSSWNVPNVPLADPTYHVPGKVDVVIGGDTFWELHTGRKRSLGAGKPWLVETQFGXAVAGNTTQSSHTPRVCHIATNDGPLDALMERFWESETISDEPALSVEEDICEKHFMGNTTRDDTGRYVVSLPHKTNPSIILGASKKIADRRLLSVERRLKEDPKMREAYASFMDEYERLGHMIRLTEPIDESHPHYYLPHHAVVKESSTSTKVRVVFDASCKTSSGYSLNDSLLVGPVVQQDLYTLMLRFRSHTIALTADVEKMYRQIRHHPADRNFLRIRYRTDPSEPIATFELQTVTYGTASAPFLATRTLKQIAHDHSEQYPRAVTPVLRDFYVDDLLTGTDDLSEAIEMQRQISSMLRSAGFSLKKWASNNPKALDGIPQEDLALQTSHEWNKSQFVSTLGLIWEPAEDMLRFRIELPPAASSLTKRLVLSYIAKIFDVLGLLGPTIVLAKLFMQQLWSLKRRFVDSSLAEA; this is translated from the exons ATGGAGCGAAACACGAGGCAAGGGCATTACTCGATTCAGGTtcgatttccattttttatttcggaaTCACTGGCTCGGAAGCTAGTGACCCCTCGTACAAGGGTGGATGTTTCTATCTCTGGCATCGGAAAGGCTACACAGCATGTGAAGGGTTCGATCACTGCGTTTATTCGATCTAATGATCTACACTTCGCCACACCGTTAGAGTTCCTCATCCTAGAAACACCATCTGCGGACATTCCCACTTCAGCAATCGACGTGTCTTCGTGGAATGTGCCCAACGTACCACTCGCGGATCCTACGTATCACGTTCCAGGCAAGGTGGATGTCGTCATCGGTGGTGATACGTTCTGGGAATTGCACACTGGGCGTAAACGTTCATTAGGCGCGGGTAAGCCGTGGCTAGTGGAAACCCAATTTGGCTGAGCTGTCGCCGGGAATACTACGCAGTCATCTCATACCCCTCGTGTATGTCACATTGCAACGAATGATGGTCCCTTGGATGCGCTGATGGAACGATTCTGGGAGAGCGAAACCATCTCCGATGAGCCCGCTCTATCTGTAGAAGAAGATATATGTGAGAAGCATTTCATGGGCAACACAACTCGAGACGATACGGGAAGGTATGTTGTTAGCTTACCACACAAAACTAATCCTAGCATCATTTTAGGAGCCTCAAAGAAAATTGCAGACCGTCGTCTTCTGTCGGTGGAACGGCGACTGAAAGAAGATCCTAAAATGAGGGAAGCATACGCGTCATTCATGGATGAGTATGAACGGTTGGGCCACATGATAAGACTCACGGAGCCAATTGATGAATCGCATCCACATTATTATTTACCGCACCACGCTGTTGTGAAAGAGTCCAGCACGTCTACCAAGGTTCGTGTTGTGTTTGACGCGTCGTGCAAGACCAGTTCAGGATATTCGTTGAATGATTCACTGCTAGTTGGACCTGTCGTTCAACAAGACCTGTACACGTTAATGCTGCGGTTTCGGTCACATACTATCGCGCTCACAGCGGATGTCGAGAAAATGTACCGTCAAATACGTCATCACCCCGCGGATAGAAATTTCCTTCGCATTCGGTACAGAACGGATCCTTCAGAGCCCATAGCAACTTTCGAATTACAAACCGTAACGTATGGGACTGCATCTGCTCCTTTCTTGGCCACACGGACTCTGAAGCAAATTGCACACGATCATAGCGAACAGTATCCTCGCGCGGTGACACCAGTGCTTCGAGATTTCTACGTGGATGATCTGTTGACGGGAACAGATGATTTGTCAGAAGCGATCGAAATGCAGAGGCAAATTTCGTCGATGTTACGTTCGGCTGGGTTCTCGTTGAAGAAATGGGCATCGAATAATCCAAAAGCGCTGGATGGAATTCCGCAGGAAGATTTGGCACTGCAAACATCGCACGAATGGAACAAATCACAATTTGTTTCCACCTTGGGTCTCATCTGGGAGCCAGCGGAAGACATGCTTCGATTTCGTATCGAGCTACCACCTGCCGCATCATCATTAACAAAGCGGTTAGTATTGTCGTACATCGCTAAGATTTTCGATGTTCTTGGCTTACTCGGACCAACGATAGTTCTTGCCAAACTATTTATGCAGCAGTTATGGTCGCTCAAG CGGCGCTTCGTCGATTCATCGCTCGCAGAGGCTTGA